The following are from one region of the Actinoplanes sp. L3-i22 genome:
- a CDS encoding carbohydrate binding domain-containing protein, which yields MPRFLRRVLAALCVIPLLVLAAPAARAANAVTVYYKPASSWTAVNIHYAPTGGAWTTVPGVAMAASSCSGWYQKEVDLGTAAGMQVVFNNGSGTWDNNAGANYSVGTGTVTITGGAVSSVAPCSTSATNTATVWYKTGYPTTYLHWAPTGGSWTTVPGVVMDEEACAGWVRETVSLGTATTWQATFNNGSGTWDSNSGKNYSLGTGVSTVNAGVVTANAASPCATAPPDTTAPSAPTGLTATAVNTTVTLAWTASTDDVGVAGYQITRGSATLTSSTNGYSDRGLTAKTSYTYTVKALDLAGNVSAASAAATVTTGEAAPVTQGTMLGGDPRKDSIYFVLTARFYDGDTSNDRGGSQNVASGNAANNDPMFRGDFKGLVDKLDYIKGLGFSAIWITPVVLNRSDYDYHGYHGWDFYRVDPRLESTGASYQDLIDSAHAKGLKIYQDVVYNHSSRWGANGLFTPTVYGVRDSQWSWYYSEKVAGKEYNPLEENSAGYPYNGDLWSSTAPAGNTCPNYGTATGAKSKEGYALYNCQWPSPTAKMFPSDLYHQCWIGNWEGEDSRSCWLHEDLADFNTENATVQKYLIDAYNKYIDMGVDGFRIDTAVHIPRVTWNRRFLPALHDHLVQKYGATKADEFYVFGEVAAFVNDKWNRGSVNHSAQFYTWKERKTYSDDDVAAALEQFNYENNLGTGNQPTSTNAFLNGNTYHAPDHSQFSGMNIIDMRMHMNFGDAQNAFNNGKDSDDSVNDATYNTVYVDSHDYGPNKSSTRYSGGTDAWAENMSLMWTFRGIPTLYYGSEIEFQAGKQIDCGPTCPLATTGRAYYGDNVSGTVTASDYGVVSSATGNVATTLSKPLVKHLQRLNQIRRAVPALQMGQYSTDGVSGSMAYKRRYTSGTVDSFALITVSGGATFTGIPNGTYVDAVTGAKQVVTGGSLTISLSGQGNLRVYVLDQTGNPAPGKVGTDTIYLK from the coding sequence GTGCCCAGATTCCTCCGAAGAGTGCTGGCCGCACTCTGCGTGATCCCCCTGCTGGTGCTGGCCGCACCGGCAGCACGCGCGGCCAACGCGGTCACCGTCTACTACAAACCGGCCAGTTCCTGGACCGCCGTCAACATCCACTACGCGCCGACCGGCGGCGCGTGGACCACGGTGCCGGGCGTGGCGATGGCCGCAAGCTCTTGCAGCGGCTGGTACCAGAAGGAGGTCGATCTCGGCACCGCGGCCGGGATGCAGGTCGTCTTCAACAACGGCTCCGGAACCTGGGACAACAACGCCGGGGCCAACTACAGCGTGGGTACGGGCACGGTCACGATCACCGGCGGTGCGGTCAGTTCGGTCGCCCCCTGTTCGACGTCGGCGACCAACACCGCGACCGTCTGGTACAAGACCGGCTACCCCACGACGTACCTGCACTGGGCCCCGACCGGTGGCTCCTGGACCACGGTCCCGGGCGTGGTGATGGACGAAGAGGCGTGCGCCGGCTGGGTGCGCGAGACGGTCAGCCTCGGCACCGCGACCACCTGGCAGGCCACGTTCAACAACGGCTCCGGAACCTGGGACAGCAATTCCGGAAAGAACTATTCCCTGGGTACGGGGGTGAGCACGGTCAATGCCGGCGTGGTCACCGCGAACGCCGCCAGCCCGTGCGCCACCGCGCCCCCGGACACGACCGCGCCGAGCGCCCCCACCGGGCTCACCGCGACGGCGGTCAACACCACCGTCACGCTGGCCTGGACCGCGTCGACCGACGACGTGGGCGTGGCCGGCTACCAGATCACCCGTGGGTCGGCGACGCTCACCAGCTCGACGAACGGGTACTCGGATCGCGGGCTCACGGCCAAGACGTCGTACACGTACACGGTCAAAGCTCTTGATCTTGCGGGCAATGTCTCGGCGGCGAGCGCGGCCGCGACCGTGACCACCGGCGAGGCCGCGCCGGTCACCCAGGGCACGATGCTCGGCGGCGACCCACGAAAGGACAGCATCTATTTCGTGCTGACCGCGCGTTTCTACGACGGCGACACCAGCAATGACCGGGGCGGCAGCCAGAACGTGGCCTCCGGGAACGCGGCCAACAACGACCCGATGTTCCGCGGTGATTTCAAGGGGCTGGTCGACAAGCTCGACTACATCAAGGGGCTCGGTTTCTCGGCCATCTGGATCACGCCGGTGGTGCTGAACCGTTCCGACTACGACTACCACGGCTATCACGGCTGGGATTTCTACCGGGTCGACCCGCGGCTGGAGTCGACCGGCGCGTCCTACCAGGATCTGATCGACTCGGCGCACGCCAAGGGCCTGAAAATCTATCAGGACGTGGTCTACAACCACAGTTCCCGGTGGGGTGCGAACGGCCTGTTCACGCCGACCGTCTACGGCGTCCGGGACAGCCAGTGGAGCTGGTACTACAGCGAGAAAGTCGCCGGTAAGGAATACAACCCGCTGGAGGAGAACAGCGCGGGATATCCCTACAACGGCGATCTGTGGAGCAGCACCGCGCCGGCCGGGAACACCTGCCCGAACTACGGCACCGCGACCGGGGCGAAAAGCAAGGAGGGGTACGCCCTCTACAACTGCCAGTGGCCGTCACCGACCGCCAAGATGTTCCCGTCCGACCTGTACCACCAGTGCTGGATCGGGAACTGGGAGGGCGAGGACTCGCGGTCCTGCTGGCTGCACGAGGACCTGGCCGATTTCAACACCGAGAACGCGACCGTGCAGAAATACCTGATCGACGCGTACAACAAATACATCGACATGGGCGTCGACGGGTTCCGGATCGACACCGCCGTGCACATCCCCCGGGTCACCTGGAACCGTCGCTTCCTGCCCGCGCTGCACGACCACCTGGTGCAGAAGTACGGCGCCACGAAGGCCGACGAATTCTACGTCTTCGGTGAGGTCGCCGCGTTCGTCAACGACAAGTGGAACCGCGGCTCGGTGAACCACTCGGCGCAGTTCTACACCTGGAAGGAACGCAAGACCTACTCCGACGACGACGTCGCCGCCGCGCTGGAACAATTCAACTACGAAAACAATTTGGGTACGGGCAATCAGCCGACCAGCACGAACGCGTTCCTGAACGGCAACACCTACCACGCGCCGGACCACAGCCAGTTCTCCGGCATGAACATCATCGACATGCGCATGCACATGAACTTCGGGGACGCGCAGAACGCGTTCAACAACGGCAAGGACTCCGACGACTCGGTCAACGACGCCACGTACAACACGGTCTACGTGGACTCGCACGACTACGGGCCGAACAAGTCGTCGACCCGCTACTCCGGCGGCACCGACGCCTGGGCCGAGAACATGTCGCTGATGTGGACGTTCCGCGGGATCCCGACGCTCTACTACGGCTCGGAGATCGAGTTCCAGGCCGGCAAGCAGATCGACTGCGGCCCGACCTGCCCGCTCGCGACCACCGGCCGGGCGTACTACGGCGACAACGTCAGTGGCACGGTCACCGCGTCCGACTACGGGGTGGTCTCCTCGGCCACCGGCAACGTGGCCACCACGCTGTCCAAGCCGCTGGTCAAGCACCTGCAGCGGCTCAACCAGATCCGCCGCGCGGTCCCGGCCCTGCAGATGGGCCAGTACTCGACCGACGGCGTGTCGGGCAGCATGGCCTACAAGCGCCGCTACACCTCCGGCACCGTCGACAGCTTCGCCCTGATCACGGTCTCCGGCGGAGCCACGTTCACCGGCATCCCGAACGGCACCTACGTCGACGCGGTCACCGGCGCCAAGCAGGTCGTCACCGGCGGTTCGCTGACCATCTCGCTCAGCGGCCAGGGCAACCTGCGCGTCTACGTCCTCGACCAGACCGGCAACCCGGCCCCGGGCAAGGTCGGCACGGACACGATCTACCTCAAGTAG